In Aedes albopictus strain Foshan chromosome 3, AalbF5, whole genome shotgun sequence, the genomic window TATGTATATACATTTGTACTCTAAATACAACATTGCACTAATCCGTTTCTGTATCCATTGAGGAAAAGTCCTGAGATTTACGAAACAAAAGCTTGTTCATGATATTGTGAACGGAAACCGGAGGGCCATCAAATTCACTTaatctaattatttttacaaTGCTCATCTTAGAAATAGCTTCGTATGCAAGGTAATGATCAATGAATCCGCCAACTAACCATTGCTCACCTACGATATATATGACTTCTTCTACCAGAAGAAACTCTATTATTTCAAAAAGTTGAACTGATTTAATTTCTGTTAAAGTCAAGTACATACCTTCTTTGTAAATAGTTCCgaagtttttaatttgttttgagaCGAGAGTATCCATAGAAGCGTCGAAGGACATAGGCTGAGGCACTTGAGATATATATGGACGGTTTTGTAAAATACATGGTGAAAAATTATTATTCTCTGTGGACTTGAAAAACATTCCATTTTGGACATTATACGCAAATTGTAATGCTGCCTTTATGCATAAGGTGTAACAAATATTTCGGCGCGAGGAGATTACGCGAGCATATTCTTTAAAAGTCTTATGTTTTGCTTCGTAGCGGAAATTCATCATGCTAACTAAAATACCATTCTGCTCTGCCACGGTGCCGTAATGATTAAGAAAATGATGTTTTGGCTTTAGTTTTTGCTCAAAAAGTTGTTGGTATTGCTTATGATGAAGAGTGACCAGTTTTCTAAGCTGTTCAATATCGTTTTCGGTTAAGGTCTGGGAAAGAATAATATCTACTAATTGAATTAGGGTTTTACAGTATTTCCAAACTTCATCATTTTCCGGCACGAATGGACCTACTATTAGagtgaaaaaatgcaaaaatgctttAGCCTCGCTTGCAGTAGCTCTAATAGATACTGTCTTACATTTTTTGGTAGATGAGAACGTCTCGCTGATATCTGGCATTCGTTTTAAAGATGCATTATAGACCTGCTTACTAAACTGGTTTTTGTGTGCATTCAACATACTAAGCGTCAAAAAATGCTTTTTATATATGCAATGATTTAAGATCTCTTCAATACCAGTAATACATATTCCTCCACTAAATAAGTCGTGCATGGGATCCACTGACAAGTTTTTAGTTACATGATAGGATGGAAGTGTGTTGAACACCGAACTACACTTAACTCCTGTTTCCGGGGGGTTATTTAAAGCGACATCGGTATTATAATTCTCCTCGTTCCTCAAATCACTCAAATGCTCTTCACAATCAGTTTGTAGAAGATGTTTCGGTCGGCGACAAAATCTGCAGTAATAGTTAGCACCAAATGCCATAAACATTTGTAACGAGTGAAGCCCTAGATTGTCACCCTGAAATATGGCAACTACGAATCTAACCGTTTTGATGTCCTCAAATGTGTTGAAACTTATTGGATTCATTTCTAATTCTTTAAATTGATTAATCACATGACCGAACAAAATTTACTCCAAATTAATTTATGTCAACTTTTTTTATCATGGCTGCCACGAAAATGTTGCACAGCCTAGACGAATATTGCACCGGTACGGTAGGAAACGAGTAGTATATTCCACAGATTACGTGCTTCTTGTTGTGTGAGCTGAGGCAATCATTTATTTCATACTCATCAGCGTATACTGAGATTGGGATCAAACATTCAGAGCCATATTTTAACCGTACTTCCTGCCATGCCTTTCCGTTTACTACACTTTTAATAACCTTTGACTGCTCGAGCCGCTTTGTGTTTTCAATAGTTTCAGTAAGAACATGTTCacatttgaagaattcctcgatTTGAAATCTTAGTTGCATAACCACTACGTAACTTTTACTCTCATCTATAATAGGATCGTCGTTATTTTGAATTAGGACTCCTTGTTTCACAACTGAAATAACTGAAGGTGAACTGAAAAGGCTTGCTTCtgtcaaatatttgaaaaatttatAATCTGTGTCGATAAAAACAAACATGTTCTGCATTTTTTCTAAATAGGTGTGAAGCTGGTATTCTATCTGTGGGTCCGGGATATTTAGAGGTAACTTTGCGATTTGTAATGCTATGTGTGAGTTGACTTGATCTACACTTTTTTGTATGCTCCTGACATCCGTTCTCGTTAGGTTATTTCGACTATGTAAACTAAGTGTGAAATTAACTGCCTGGTTGTCTATTTGTTGTATTTCGGAGAGTTTTGGGTCAATGTTTTCTTTTATTGGATTTATTTCACGTATTTTGGAAATGGTGCATCTTCCTCAGGAACTTCTACTTCTACCTCAGCAACCGCATCTTGATTGACCGATGACGGATGATCTGTAGCACTTTTATCGTGTTGAAGTACGTGTCGCTTGAAAATGTACCAATTTGTGGTTTTCTGGAAGCATCTTGGAAAAGTACATCGGTAAACATATTCTCTTGGTACTCTGTGGAACTCTCTGAGGTGCGTGACATATTCTCTTGGCGATGAAAACACAGCCGGACATTCGCTTATCATGCAACCGAACATTCTGTCTATTGATTTTTGTTCAGTTGATCGATGAATTTCAAAACAGACGCGTACTTTGCCAATCCAGGTATCTCGTAGAAGTGCGTGCAAATAAAGTTCCAGACCAAACGAGTTACTCGAGAAAATTGTAGTCCAAACACGAGCGTTGTTTTGACCAGAATATCCAGTGCTCTTGCTACAGATTCTGCTTCGAACACAAGATCCTTGTACACAACGTAGAACTGGCCAGTAAGCGATGCTGCACCGGACCCAACGAATACCAATTTCACTGTCGGTGGGAGGCCCCACTCATTGTACATTGCATAGACTTCATCGACTTTGGCACGAATGCCTTCTGCTTTACTGACGAACAGTATGATATCTTCCTGGGCCACCAAAGTCGTTGGCTTGAAGTCCTTAGATATTTTGGTTGGTGGAAGAATGTTGTTGAGCAGAATCAAGACGGCACAAACTTGAGAATCTGAAAAGATATATGTTTGTGTGAATTAATAAGTATATCAGGAAGTATATAaataattaaccctcgagcagtcgcgttttcgattacctgcaacggcactacgttcacgctgtgtatcacaagcgtgcatttttcatggtgcgtgtactcagtacacgacgcgaccgctcccgggttaacataGTCAATAATAACAATTGTCTATCATTGAACATTATTGAATACAGTAgacattcgataactgcaacatgtttacgtttcacttagcgaacaaaattcgataactgcaacgtcagacaggcgtcaGCAACCCGTCAATTGGGGCTTGTCCATTCATTACGTAAGGGTGGGGGGGGAATGGAGAAATCTTACACGCCTTacaaaaatcaggccaaacatgtctaaaggtccaatctgcagaagagaggctctctttggttttcctctctttcgttaatatctcagctgtttatttgaattatgattgtctccttgcatggaacgatgatcaaaacaatcgtcttttgatttgtactgcaaaagtagttgaaaagtgtaccattacattgcaataattgaaagagaaagtgaacaaagagagcctctcaaatgcagataggacctattgaaatgtttggcctgaaatatttgggttctcatataaaaaatcttacaagggagagagggggtgtcgaaaaatcgaaaaaattcccttacgtattgctggctgcaccccaaattggactgacacaatagtgtgcacacaccttcaaagtgtgattacagcgcagggatacgtcggatcgaattgagatcttcggtgcacttattccttgtaaatggaggaataagtgcaccgaagacgtcgagacgattcgaggcaaatgtgcacttttatcacactttttaagcGTACCAAAatatagtccaatttgagatgtagtctgcaataataaATGGACAGTTccttgacgttaaatgaacgtaaaattcattcaactgttcatttgggctaacttggcgcaccggttcgacggatagcggtgcgataactgcaaatttgttgcacttaccggacttgcagttaaaaagcattgcagttaaaccacttgcaccgaccgaacgtctactgtattgagGCATGatttgttccagttgggacgttacgcccagaagaagaagaagtcaggAATAAATCATTTGACTAGAATGTTCTCGCGGTTAGATACTGTATACACAACTACAAGTACTCAAAATAAGAGCATCTgcctaaatggtacaagaccctattgctACTGATATTGTCGTGAAAGCATTTGCAACTTTCATTGCTTTGAATTTTAAATTACCTCTGCTACAATCAGTCCGCTCCAGTAAGGACACCATCATCGATGAATGACCATCCTTGTACTTTGTAGATACCTGTTCAATAAGTACTGCTAAGTCCTTCTCCAAGCGAATCAGCCCCTCACTCGCCGATGAATACAACGAATGGAAATCTGCGTCAATCTTAAACAGAGAAAATGCCAATTAGTATTCATGATGCTTTTTTAATATTCTTTTTTACTTACAAGCTGATAGCCGTGATCTTGTCTGTAGTGACGGAATGTTTTCAAAACTGTATCGATTGCAAGTGGGTTCTGAAGGTTGTGTTTCCTCTTATTGAAGCTGGTGGTCCATTTAGCCAATGTTGTGTTCCACGGCTGAATGTTCAGTTGAAGCCAAGTGAATGCCTCATCACCATCTgaatccggaatttccagggaacctGGTTTCAATTTCTTGGTTCGACGTGATTCTTCGAATTTCTCCCGCGTTGCTCGCTTTTGTTTGAGATTGAAAATTCGGTTGTACAGTTTTCCGCCTGGGTTCCGCTTTCCACCACTCCGTGGGATGAAATACGATTCCTATAAACAGATTGATGTTTATTATATTTGATATTGAGCAAAACCATGCATGTAGCTTACAAAGGCATgagtcaattgatcataaatttgtAGAAGTAAatgaattgaaaatattttaacgATTTACACCAACAGTGAAAAATtctaaatttgttttgttttcaacTGGTTGAATCAAACTGTCAAATGTTTTGACTATCGAATCACCTACACGGAATCGCTAAACTACCCAAATTAGATTATTTTTAAGCAACTTCATTTTGGCCCAATAaaccaaatttgggtaaattgaTTAAAACTTACATTCGGTAGTTTGCATTTAATTccaactaaaaaaaatatcaaaggcAGGTTGATTCAGCCCAAACGCGATTTTTGTAAGTTATTTTTTTACGTTATCGGAGTTTACCCAACATTGCCCAACATTTATTTGGACAAACTACCCTCGGTGGGTCGATGCAGCAGTCTATGATGCATTcgtagagccgatgcacacgagcgttaattaACGCTGCGTCCCTATGGGGTATgcgttaagggcggacgggacggtcgagaaaatatccgccattgctctgttgctactaagatggtaatctcagattctacttcatattttgcaacaaaaacctatcattgtgtatgctcacttgcagtgcatatgctgattggttttcagcatcttcagtgcgataggtctcgagattaccatcttcaaaatcgcgaggcaaattgttagaaagagaggcaagataggaaaaataacacggcgtcccgtttcaccttaacattGCGTgctgcacgctgcgtggacgtaCTGCCCGTGTGCATCGGTTCTTAGCTATgtctgtttttgaaaatattggtgAGCGAAAGAgggtaaaataatcaatttttaaaTTGGGACAAACTATGGAGTTGTGTCGCATGAATGCAAATAGGAAAGATTACCGGTACGGATTACGCGTAGAATACCTCTTTCCAGAGCAACTACGTACAAGACTACGTATTGGAAGTTAAGCATGCCTCCAGTAAAAGCAAATTTGAGCAGTTAATGTATTGCTTACAATGAATTATTACATTAATGTACAAAGGCATCGTATGCAAATTACGTAACGATTAAAAGTCTAGCGTAGCGTTATtatacgatccatacaaaaaattgttttcatacaaaacgcgttagggttcattcaaaaattacgtaacgcaaaatttgacaattttagacgtcctccctcccccacgtaacaacttttgtatgggaaattttgaaattttgtatgaagcgtaacacatcgccaaaccccctccctcccccttggcgtaacataacatttgaacgaacccttacaaGAATCGACAGTCTTAAATGACCAATATtgttgcgttacgtaatttaaaTACTGCGCCAAAGCAGCAATATaataacatacactcccgttcaaaagtttggggtcaccccctcaaaaacatgtcatttttttaggcccatatctccgccaatttgcgtccgatttcaaaaccctaggtttcattcaaaagataataagtcaaagaaactttgaacatgatttaaaagaaactttttcaaaaaaaattgtatgtaaactcaacccaaagttgccaaattttctaaaaaatgaatataaacttacggcagtgtcgctagaagttgggtcgaccaaattttaagatgagagcggcaatatgacccattttctattagctttcaactgctttttacagaacttagctaaaaaatctagaaaaaaagttattaagtaaattaatccttgatgtcatcgaccaaaagtttggggtcacccctcaatatgatgtatcggccaaaagtttggggtcactatcgtaaaacatggaaaagtgatttgttgatatctttgtcatctttcattcaattttaattctgcttggcttatttgaaacaaaatgaatgatacttactgcatagatattgaaccacacatatttgttgaaatttacatactaaaacttaacgtgaagttgcctcattttttgaagcgtggtaaaatgtactaactttacataacatttttatatacaaaaatcgttaaatacgttaagttgaagacatcaaacgtaaatttagttaattatctttgaaatgagccaaaaataatttaaattgaactatagatgacgaagttattaccaaatcacttttccatgttttacgaaagtgaccccaaacttttgaccgatacatcatattgaggggtgaccccaaacttttggtcgatgacatcaaggattaatttacttaataactttttttctagattttttagctaagttctgtaaaaagcagttgaaagctaatagaaaatgggtcatattaccgctctcatcttaaaatttggtcgacccaacttccagcgacactgccgtaagtttatattcattttttagaaaatttggcaactttgggttaagtttacatacaaatttttttgaaaaaatttcttttaaatcatgttcaaagtttctttgacttattatcttttgaatgaaacctagggttttgaaatcggacgcaaattggcggagatatgggcctaaaaaaatgacatgtttttgagggggtgaccccaaacttttgaacgggagtgtaccttTTTCTCCTGTTTGAATAGCAGCACAATAGCTGTGGCGTAGTTATCCAATGTGTCCTCCGTTGTTTTGATTCCTAGGCTCAGGTGGTGTTCCGCCACAATGCCTACGAGCTCTTTTTGGCTATGTGTAGAAAAGTCGTCTTGCTTAGCTCTTTCCAGAAGCGATTTTCCGGTGATGGAGCTTTCCAACAGGGCAACCAGTTGGTCCGGGCCGAACGAAATAGATGCTCGGGGTGGGCGAACGGACGAGATTCCTACTGATACTGAGGGTCCGGAAGATTGGGGGATCGCCTCTGGTGGTAGTTCAACTTTTGCCTGTGGTGTTTCTGTAGTTGGCGTCCGGGTTGATGTGCACAATGGAGCTGGGTTTTCTGCCGATGAGGTGCCGTTTTCTGGCTCGTCGGGCTTCTGTGTGCCGGAGCTTTCTCCCCGGAAGATAACAGAGGCGCGAGTGTCACTGGAGCTGTTGTCGGGATCCGTTTCACCATCCGTTTCCACTGGTTCGTGACCCGACCAGTCTTCCAGCACTTCCACCTGCGCGAAACTGATAATTTCAAAaccctgaaaataaaaaaaaaacattttttttttaatttaaagcaATTTTATTAACCAATAAGGAATACTTACAGATTCTTGCCTCCATACGAAAAGGCGCTGGTAGATTTCGTCAACGTTGAAGTTCAGGCCGGATTCGGACAAATCATCCGACAGCTCGTCCTTGGTTACTGTGACGAGTTTTGCAGCGTCGTAACCTCGATCTGTTGGCATATATTATTTGTTTAAACGTACAGTAATATGATTAACATACATTACCTTCAAAAACCTTCAGCAATTCGATCGGGAGTCCTAAAATATCGACCGTTAATTCGGCCAGCGTCACGAAACGTTCCTCTTGCTCCGCCATTTTTTCGGTTAATGACATGTTTTGAATTATCAGTCGATACActcaaaatttattttcagctaATATAGGATGTAAATGTATCATTTTTAGATTTCATAGCTGTGCATATGGAAAATATGTGCAACACAATTATATTCAATGCAAGCACTTTACAATCTAAATGCCGCACATAAAATGGGCCGCACATAAACAGATTCGCTTTTATCTGATTTGCGCACATAAAAAataatggagttttcatttcagtGTAATCACACATCAAaacgataaataccaaaaataattggttatgtgtgattacacataaacatcatttctggagctcgatttgaataggtcgtatgtgcttttgtcgattaaaaattcgatcag contains:
- the LOC134290491 gene encoding uncharacterized protein LOC134290491, producing MFFFYFQGFEIISFAQVEVLEDWSGHEPVETDGETDPDNSSSDTRASVIFRGESSGTQKPDEPENGTSSAENPAPLCTSTRTPTTETPQAKVELPPEAIPQSSGPSVSVGISSVRPPRASISFGPDQLVALLESSITGKSLLERAKQDDFSTHSQKELVGIVAEHHLSLGIKTTEDTLDNYATAIVLLFKQEKKESYFIPRSGGKRNPGGKLYNRIFNLKQKRATREKFEESRRTKKLKPGSLEIPDSDGDEAFTWLQLNIQPWNTTLAKWTTSFNKRKHNLQNPLAIDTVLKTFRHYRQDHGYQLIDADFHSLYSSASEGLIRLEKDLAVLIEQVSTKYKDGHSSMMVSLLERTDCSRGNLKFKAMKVANAFTTISVAIGSCTI